One stretch of Xanthomonas sp. DAR 35659 DNA includes these proteins:
- a CDS encoding heme biosynthesis protein HemY, with the protein MKSLRSLIVLLVVIALGVIGAQWLAQDRLGDLGEVIVRAGGNDYISPLPQALLLLVIAFLALLLLWKLLSFPFRAWGRHRRKQSRARLIEGLTALHNGQWTRADKQLNAAAEDPEVSAIALVAAVRAADARADAQAATAYLQRLAERDAGAHALLQAERHLAQQRPVDAINALDVAAAQPLPPRGLLLRTEALASIGRAGEAYGQLGAIRQQQALPLEAIGPLETRLAAASLQEAADANELAARWESLPKSLRSEPPVVAAYATRAAALHWDDAALRSVEQALETRWDEGLAALYGRLPVEKYDSRRASAQRWLQSHPDSPGLLLTLARLARQQQQWPQAEEFLHRALALDAGAEAWEAFGDGYADAGDTAMAQRCYANALRVQRGEPAQSLPASASTVVPLAPEPEPGLAEHRDEHGFPRLQD; encoded by the coding sequence ATGAAATCGCTACGTTCCCTGATCGTGTTGCTGGTGGTGATCGCGCTAGGCGTGATCGGTGCGCAATGGCTGGCGCAGGACCGGCTGGGCGACCTCGGCGAGGTCATCGTGCGCGCCGGCGGCAACGACTACATCTCGCCGCTGCCGCAGGCGCTGCTGTTGCTGGTGATCGCGTTCCTGGCGCTGCTGCTGCTGTGGAAGCTGCTCAGTTTTCCGTTCCGCGCCTGGGGCCGGCATCGTCGCAAGCAGTCGCGCGCGCGCCTGATCGAAGGCCTGACCGCGCTGCACAACGGCCAGTGGACGCGCGCCGACAAGCAATTGAATGCCGCCGCCGAAGATCCGGAAGTCAGCGCCATCGCCCTGGTCGCGGCGGTGCGCGCGGCCGATGCGCGCGCCGACGCGCAGGCGGCCACCGCCTACCTGCAGCGGCTGGCCGAACGCGACGCGGGCGCGCACGCGCTGCTGCAGGCCGAGCGCCACCTGGCCCAGCAGCGTCCGGTCGATGCGATCAACGCGCTGGACGTGGCGGCGGCGCAACCCCTGCCGCCACGCGGGCTGCTGCTGCGCACCGAAGCGCTGGCCAGCATCGGCCGTGCCGGCGAGGCCTATGGGCAGCTCGGCGCGATCCGCCAGCAGCAGGCGCTGCCGCTGGAGGCGATCGGCCCGCTGGAAACGCGCCTGGCCGCGGCCTCGCTGCAGGAAGCGGCCGACGCCAACGAACTGGCCGCGCGCTGGGAAAGCCTGCCCAAGTCGCTACGCAGCGAACCGCCGGTGGTCGCCGCCTACGCGACCCGCGCCGCCGCGCTGCACTGGGACGATGCCGCGTTGCGCAGCGTCGAACAGGCGCTGGAGACGCGCTGGGACGAAGGCCTGGCCGCGCTGTACGGACGCCTGCCGGTGGAGAAGTACGATTCGCGCCGCGCCAGCGCGCAGCGCTGGCTGCAGAGCCATCCGGACAGCCCCGGGCTGCTGCTGACCCTGGCGCGACTGGCGCGCCAGCAACAGCAGTGGCCGCAGGCCGAGGAGTTCCTGCACCGCGCGCTGGCGCTGGACGCCGGCGCCGAGGCCTGGGAGGCGTTCGGCGATGGCTATGCCGACGCCGGCGACACCGCCATGGCGCAGCGCTGCTACGCCAATGCCTTGCGCGTGCAGCGCGGCGAGCCCGCGCAGTCGTTGCCCGCGAGTGCGTCCACGGTGGTTCCGCTCGCGCCGGAACCGGAGCCGGGCCTGGCTGAGCATCGCGACGAGCACGGGTTCCCGCGCCTGCAGGATTGA
- a CDS encoding uroporphyrinogen-III C-methyltransferase, producing MTDIPSTPRRSTRWIWLLLVLAMLAALAVAGWRGWTWWQARNARALAEQSEVQLQLQALQDNLETLRRDQRATVQRVQDAASTNRVLRDEMLGLSQRSALLEDNVAKLADSNRHGAQALRLDEVELLLSQGQQRLQVAGDTQGARRAYALASGVLEGVDDPRYLNLRQVLLQERTALDALGDGPQARLAAQLDAFADSLDALPTQLPEPAQAPLWQRLLSPLVKIRPAQGGVLAAQSDRIAARDALQLDLSLARAALERGDARGYRSALARAGTWLQRLWPDSAPLRQRRATLQTLRDAALRPTIPELGTTLQQLRSMRDARSQP from the coding sequence ATGACCGACATCCCGTCCACGCCCCGCCGCTCCACGCGCTGGATCTGGCTGCTGCTGGTGCTGGCCATGCTGGCCGCGCTGGCGGTGGCCGGCTGGCGCGGCTGGACGTGGTGGCAGGCGCGCAACGCGCGCGCGCTGGCCGAGCAATCGGAGGTCCAGCTGCAACTGCAGGCACTGCAGGACAACCTGGAAACGCTGCGCCGCGACCAGCGCGCCACGGTGCAGCGGGTGCAGGACGCGGCCAGCACCAACCGCGTGCTGCGTGACGAGATGCTCGGCCTGAGCCAGCGCAGCGCCCTGCTCGAGGACAACGTGGCCAAGCTCGCCGACTCCAATCGCCATGGCGCGCAGGCGCTGCGCCTGGACGAAGTGGAGTTGCTGCTGAGCCAGGGCCAGCAGCGCCTGCAGGTGGCCGGCGACACCCAGGGCGCGCGCCGTGCCTACGCGCTGGCCAGCGGCGTGCTGGAAGGCGTGGACGATCCGCGCTATCTCAACCTGCGCCAGGTGCTGCTGCAGGAGCGCACCGCGCTGGACGCGCTCGGCGATGGCCCGCAGGCACGGCTGGCGGCGCAACTGGACGCCTTCGCTGACAGCCTCGACGCGCTGCCGACGCAGTTGCCCGAGCCGGCGCAGGCGCCGCTGTGGCAGCGGCTGCTGTCGCCGCTGGTCAAGATCCGTCCCGCGCAGGGCGGCGTGCTGGCCGCGCAATCGGACCGGATCGCCGCACGCGACGCGCTGCAGCTGGATCTGAGCCTGGCACGTGCGGCACTGGAACGCGGCGATGCGCGCGGCTACCGCAGCGCTCTGGCCCGTGCCGGCACCTGGCTGCAACGCCTGTGGCCCGATTCGGCGCCGTTGCGGCAACGCCGCGCGACCCTGCAGACCCTGCGCGACGCCGCCCTGCGCCCGACCATTCCCGAACTGGGCACCACCCTGCAGCAGTTGCGCAGCATGCGTGACGCAAGGAGCCAACCATGA
- a CDS encoding uroporphyrinogen-III synthase, with protein sequence MSADATDAWTLISLRPQGEHAPLRRAAARVGARLLAVSPWRLQACTDDAARSALALALAAPRVIFSSPAAVRAAAALQPLQAAPGQCWLAVGVGTARALHRHGIAEVATPARMDSDGLLALPQLAASDDPVGLVTAPGGRGLIAAQLQARGTPLQRADVYRRLPVPLSAACIARVRRAPPGVLALSSGEALRLVVPQLPDDVVAAWRARPLVAASARLAALAAELGFAKISSAQGPLAQQLAAAAAAAVTRSRPR encoded by the coding sequence ATGAGCGCAGATGCAACCGACGCCTGGACCCTGATCTCGCTGCGCCCGCAGGGCGAACACGCGCCGTTGCGGCGCGCCGCGGCGCGGGTCGGCGCGCGCCTGCTGGCGGTCTCGCCGTGGCGCCTGCAGGCCTGCACCGACGACGCCGCGCGCAGCGCGCTGGCGCTGGCGCTGGCCGCGCCGCGGGTGATCTTCAGCAGTCCCGCCGCGGTGCGCGCCGCCGCCGCGCTGCAACCGCTGCAGGCGGCGCCAGGGCAGTGCTGGCTGGCGGTGGGCGTCGGTACGGCGCGCGCGCTCCACCGCCACGGCATCGCCGAGGTCGCCACGCCGGCGCGGATGGACAGCGACGGCCTGCTCGCGCTGCCGCAACTGGCCGCCAGCGACGACCCCGTGGGCCTGGTCACCGCGCCCGGCGGCCGTGGCCTGATCGCCGCGCAACTGCAGGCGCGCGGCACCCCGCTGCAGCGCGCCGACGTCTACCGCCGGCTGCCGGTGCCGCTGTCCGCCGCCTGCATCGCGCGGGTGCGCCGTGCGCCGCCCGGCGTGTTGGCGCTGAGCAGCGGCGAAGCCTTGCGGCTGGTGGTGCCGCAGCTTCCCGACGACGTGGTCGCGGCGTGGCGCGCGCGGCCGCTGGTCGCCGCCAGCGCGCGGCTGGCCGCGCTGGCGGCGGAACTGGGCTTCGCCAAAATCAGCAGCGCACAGGGCCCACTGGCACAGCAGTTGGCCGCGGCCGCCGCAGCGGCCGTAACGCGCTCGCGACCTCGCTGA
- a CDS encoding YiiD C-terminal domain-containing protein: protein MAADSSFDAFLQQLQRQFDAMPPVAALQVALHGYAAQRLHLTAPLAANINDKGNAFGGSLGSVMTLAGWALVNCELQRAGLQADVYVADSQVRYLAPLYADLHAQASAAADADWDAFVQTFRQRGRARIGIQAQVGPADGTAAATLSGRFVAIAKG, encoded by the coding sequence ATGGCCGCCGATTCCTCCTTCGACGCGTTCCTGCAGCAGCTGCAGCGCCAGTTCGACGCGATGCCGCCGGTGGCGGCGCTGCAGGTCGCGCTGCACGGCTATGCCGCGCAGCGGCTGCACCTGACCGCGCCGCTGGCGGCCAACATCAACGACAAGGGCAACGCCTTCGGCGGCAGCCTCGGCTCGGTGATGACCCTGGCCGGCTGGGCGCTGGTCAACTGCGAACTGCAGCGCGCCGGCTTGCAGGCCGACGTCTACGTCGCCGACAGCCAGGTGCGTTACCTGGCGCCGCTGTACGCCGACCTGCACGCGCAGGCCAGCGCCGCCGCGGACGCCGACTGGGACGCGTTCGTGCAGACCTTCCGGCAACGTGGACGCGCCCGCATCGGCATCCAGGCGCAGGTCGGCCCGGCCGACGGTACCGCCGCGGCGACCCTCAGCGGGCGCTTCGTCGCCATCGCGAAAGGGTAG
- a CDS encoding rhodanese-like domain-containing protein, whose protein sequence is MNFEELLAFAGRNPMLALALVGLTIALIVTEVARLFRGYKSLRPAELTRLINAGNAVLVDLSATADFEKGHIAGSRNATASQFGPEHKLVANAKAQPVVLVCRSGTTADGAAKQLKKAGFEQVYVLEGGIAAWQQAELPLVKGR, encoded by the coding sequence GTGAACTTCGAAGAACTGCTGGCCTTCGCCGGCCGCAACCCGATGCTGGCCCTGGCCCTGGTGGGCCTCACCATCGCCCTGATCGTCACCGAGGTGGCGCGCCTGTTCCGCGGCTACAAGAGCCTGCGGCCGGCCGAACTGACCCGCCTGATCAACGCCGGCAACGCGGTGCTGGTCGACCTGTCGGCCACCGCCGATTTCGAGAAGGGCCATATCGCCGGCAGCCGCAACGCCACCGCCAGCCAGTTCGGCCCCGAGCACAAGCTGGTCGCCAATGCCAAGGCGCAGCCGGTGGTGCTGGTGTGCCGCAGCGGCACCACCGCCGACGGCGCCGCCAAGCAACTGAAGAAGGCCGGCTTCGAGCAGGTCTACGTGCTGGAGGGCGGCATCGCCGCCTGGCAGCAGGCCGAGCTGCCGCTGGTCAAGGGCCGCTGA
- the secB gene encoding protein-export chaperone SecB → MSDVTNNGAAAPAEAAAGPAFTIEKIYVKDVSFESPNAPAVFNDNVQPELQLNLNQRVQRLNEQAFEVVLAVTLTCAAAGKTAYVAEVQQAGVFGLVGLDPQAVDVLLGTQCPNILFPYVRALVSDLIQAGGFPPFFLQPINFEALYAETLRQRAQQDETQSLADSEPAGNA, encoded by the coding sequence ATGTCCGACGTCACCAACAACGGCGCCGCGGCGCCGGCCGAAGCCGCGGCTGGCCCCGCTTTCACCATCGAGAAGATCTACGTCAAGGACGTGTCCTTCGAGTCGCCCAACGCGCCGGCGGTGTTCAACGACAACGTGCAGCCGGAGCTGCAGCTCAACCTCAACCAGCGCGTGCAGCGCCTGAACGAGCAGGCCTTCGAAGTGGTGCTCGCGGTCACCCTGACCTGCGCCGCCGCCGGCAAGACCGCCTACGTGGCCGAAGTGCAGCAGGCCGGCGTGTTCGGCCTGGTCGGCCTCGACCCGCAGGCGGTGGACGTGCTGCTCGGCACGCAGTGCCCGAACATCCTGTTCCCGTACGTGCGCGCGCTGGTCAGCGACCTGATCCAGGCCGGCGGCTTCCCGCCGTTCTTCCTGCAGCCGATCAACTTCGAAGCGCTGTACGCCGAAACCCTACGCCAGCGTGCGCAGCAGGACGAGACCCAGTCGCTGGCCGACTCGGAGCCGGCCGGCAACGCCTGA
- a CDS encoding NAD(P)H-dependent glycerol-3-phosphate dehydrogenase, with protein sequence MGDNAAKKIAVLGAGSWGTALAALVARHGFPTVLWGRDAAVAEAIQQRHENPRYLPQIPLPAALQATTDLAAAVDGADWILVVVPSHAFTETLRQLAPLRPAQAGVAWATKGFEPGSGRFLHEVAQEILGEGVPLAVVTGPSFAKEVALDLPTAVTVHGDAAFAQQVADAMHGPTFRAYTGDDMVGAELGGAMKNVLAVATGVADGMELGLNARAGLITRGLNEMLRLAAAIGAKPETLMGLAGLGDLVLTCTGDLSRNRRLGLALGRGQPLQDAVRAIGQVVESVQTADEVMRQAERHGIDLPISNAVRAVLHGELTPAVGLQQLLARERKPEYPTTLFS encoded by the coding sequence ATGGGCGATAACGCCGCCAAGAAGATCGCCGTCCTCGGTGCCGGTTCCTGGGGCACCGCGCTGGCCGCGCTCGTCGCCCGGCACGGTTTCCCGACCGTGCTGTGGGGGCGCGACGCCGCCGTCGCCGAGGCGATCCAGCAACGCCACGAGAACCCGCGCTACCTGCCGCAGATCCCGCTGCCGGCGGCGCTGCAGGCCACCACCGACCTGGCGGCGGCCGTCGACGGTGCCGACTGGATCCTGGTGGTGGTGCCGTCGCACGCGTTCACCGAGACCTTGCGCCAATTGGCGCCGCTGCGTCCGGCGCAGGCCGGCGTGGCCTGGGCGACCAAGGGCTTCGAGCCCGGGTCCGGACGCTTCCTGCACGAAGTAGCGCAGGAGATCCTGGGCGAGGGCGTGCCGCTGGCGGTGGTCACCGGGCCCTCGTTCGCCAAGGAAGTCGCGCTGGACCTGCCGACCGCGGTGACCGTGCACGGCGATGCCGCGTTCGCGCAGCAGGTCGCCGACGCGATGCACGGCCCGACCTTCCGCGCCTACACCGGCGACGACATGGTCGGCGCCGAGCTGGGCGGGGCGATGAAGAACGTGCTGGCGGTGGCCACCGGCGTGGCCGACGGCATGGAGCTGGGCCTGAATGCCCGCGCCGGCCTGATCACCCGCGGCCTCAACGAGATGCTGCGGCTGGCCGCGGCGATCGGCGCCAAGCCGGAAACCCTGATGGGCCTGGCCGGCCTCGGCGACCTGGTGCTGACCTGCACCGGCGACCTGTCGCGCAACCGCCGTCTGGGCCTGGCACTGGGCCGCGGGCAACCGCTGCAGGACGCGGTGCGCGCGATCGGCCAGGTGGTCGAGTCGGTGCAGACCGCCGACGAGGTGATGCGCCAGGCCGAGCGCCACGGCATCGACCTGCCGATCTCCAACGCGGTGCGCGCGGTGCTGCATGGCGAACTGACCCCGGCGGTGGGCCTGCAGCAGTTGCTGGCGCGCGAGCGCAAGCCGGAGTATCCGACCACGCTGTTCAGTTGA
- a CDS encoding Ax21 family protein, with amino-acid sequence MKTSLLALGLLATLPFAASAAEGLSYNYVEGGYVKTDADGGDADGWAVKGSYALHPNFSVFGDFNRQKTDFGDVRVDQWRIGAGYNHEIATSTDLVTRVSYNRLAPESGTKFNGWNAEAGIRTAFNPYLEVYALGGYEDYLKKDGVNPEGQFYGRLGAQAKLNQNWGLSADLKMDRHGDKEWFVGPRFSW; translated from the coding sequence ATGAAGACCTCTCTGCTCGCTCTTGGCCTCCTGGCCACCCTGCCGTTCGCTGCCTCCGCGGCCGAAGGCCTGTCCTACAACTACGTCGAAGGCGGTTACGTGAAGACCGATGCCGACGGTGGCGATGCGGATGGCTGGGCTGTCAAGGGTTCCTATGCGCTCCACCCGAACTTCAGCGTGTTCGGCGACTTCAACCGCCAGAAGACCGACTTCGGCGACGTGCGCGTCGACCAGTGGCGCATCGGCGCCGGCTATAACCATGAGATCGCCACCAGCACCGACCTGGTGACCCGCGTGTCCTACAACCGCCTCGCCCCGGAATCCGGCACCAAGTTCAACGGCTGGAACGCCGAAGCGGGTATCCGCACCGCGTTCAATCCGTACCTGGAAGTCTATGCGCTGGGTGGTTACGAGGACTACCTGAAGAAGGACGGCGTCAACCCGGAAGGCCAGTTCTACGGCCGTCTCGGCGCGCAGGCCAAGCTGAACCAGAACTGGGGCCTCAGCGCCGACCTGAAGATGGACCGCCACGGCGACAAGGAATGGTTCGTCGGCCCGCGTTTCAGCTGGTAA
- a CDS encoding DUF6531 domain-containing protein, which translates to MALWGIPSNLFPRPNQWDDFVETSKGEPDEKGKDSSDECPKSGNPVVVRTGTKIETEVDFTGGGEMPLTLERTFNSAAMERFNIFDSWYSNLDRQLIVYTDSNQARMRRPDGRYLVFKRGGDGVYREDGAQQGGYLSSAAGGKWIYVSPDLTTETYADSKMVEIRNANGVRWTLSYGGPEESQLQRVTHSNGRYIEFTWTQKNTQTGVGPRIIRVRDPQGNVIEYGYTQDAYGFLESVTYAGSPATTVKYHYLYKELGQSNGIPLLTGKSINGSRYSMFTYDQQQRATSTAHSGGVERFGFAYEQGSNGESVTVETNPLGKVARYRFKDRRLIAIEGLPSANCAAGYSETHYDENGNKSLTLDFEGNLTRYQYDGHGHLLLREEASGTPVARTTTFEWDEQNNRLAAETLQGVLETRYSYDSNNRLTTRSQKSLVSGNAQGEVQTTTFSYQLHSNGLVSRMVEDGPAAGNGDAVTFTYSDMGDLTRIENSMGHAIVMGDYTNYGYPGYSIDVNGVRTNFVYDSRGRPSEVRLVLPNGTRTTQYEYDAFGKLASVTGPDGVRISNLYDVAGRLISTSIPEPGGSFAETRYTYNALSLPTSETIQRVYADPGRGTQP; encoded by the coding sequence ATGGCCCTATGGGGTATTCCTTCGAATCTCTTTCCACGCCCTAATCAATGGGACGACTTTGTCGAGACGAGCAAGGGAGAGCCGGATGAGAAAGGAAAGGATTCCTCCGACGAATGCCCCAAGAGTGGCAATCCTGTAGTTGTTCGCACTGGAACGAAGATCGAAACCGAAGTGGATTTTACCGGGGGCGGCGAAATGCCGTTGACACTGGAGCGTACCTTCAACTCCGCTGCCATGGAGCGCTTCAACATCTTCGACAGCTGGTACAGCAATCTGGATCGGCAACTGATCGTCTACACCGATTCGAACCAGGCGCGGATGCGTCGACCGGATGGACGATATCTGGTGTTCAAGCGGGGAGGCGACGGGGTCTACAGGGAGGATGGCGCACAACAGGGTGGATATCTGTCGTCGGCTGCCGGAGGAAAATGGATCTATGTCAGTCCGGACCTAACTACCGAAACATACGCCGACAGCAAGATGGTGGAGATTCGCAATGCCAATGGCGTGCGCTGGACACTAAGCTATGGAGGCCCAGAAGAGAGCCAGTTGCAGCGCGTCACCCACAGCAACGGGCGCTACATCGAGTTCACCTGGACTCAGAAAAACACACAGACCGGGGTTGGTCCGCGCATCATCCGTGTGCGTGATCCACAGGGAAATGTCATCGAGTACGGGTATACCCAAGACGCATACGGATTCCTCGAGTCTGTCACCTATGCCGGCAGTCCGGCGACTACCGTCAAGTATCACTATCTTTACAAGGAGCTCGGGCAGAGTAATGGAATTCCGCTGCTGACAGGCAAGTCGATCAATGGCAGCCGTTATTCGATGTTCACTTATGATCAGCAGCAACGAGCAACTTCCACAGCACACTCGGGCGGGGTTGAACGCTTCGGCTTCGCCTATGAGCAAGGCTCCAATGGTGAAAGCGTCACTGTGGAGACCAATCCGCTTGGAAAGGTTGCTCGCTACCGCTTCAAGGACCGGCGACTGATCGCGATTGAAGGACTTCCTTCGGCAAATTGCGCTGCTGGATATAGTGAGACGCACTATGATGAAAATGGAAACAAGTCTCTCACCTTGGACTTTGAAGGGAATCTGACTCGCTATCAATACGATGGCCATGGACATTTGCTGCTTCGAGAGGAGGCAAGTGGAACACCCGTTGCACGGACAACGACGTTCGAATGGGACGAGCAGAACAACCGGCTCGCCGCCGAGACCCTGCAAGGTGTCCTGGAAACCCGCTACAGCTACGACTCCAACAATCGTCTGACGACACGCTCGCAGAAGAGCTTGGTGTCCGGAAATGCGCAGGGTGAGGTGCAAACCACGACGTTTAGCTATCAACTGCATTCCAATGGCCTGGTCAGCAGAATGGTCGAGGACGGGCCTGCCGCGGGCAATGGCGATGCGGTGACCTTTACCTATTCGGACATGGGCGACCTGACGCGGATAGAGAACAGCATGGGTCATGCCATCGTTATGGGAGACTACACAAATTATGGATACCCGGGCTATTCGATCGATGTCAATGGTGTGCGGACCAATTTCGTTTACGATTCGCGTGGACGTCCGTCGGAGGTCCGGTTGGTGCTTCCCAATGGCACTCGTACAACCCAATACGAGTATGACGCCTTTGGGAAGTTGGCATCAGTGACCGGGCCGGATGGTGTTCGTATCTCCAATCTCTACGATGTAGCTGGGCGGTTGATATCCACCTCAATTCCGGAGCCGGGCGGGAGCTTTGCCGAAACGCGATACACATACAACGCGTTGTCGCTGCCCACCAGCGAAACGATACAGCGCGTGTACGCCGATCCGGGTCGGGGGACGCAGCCATGA